In one Capricornis sumatraensis isolate serow.1 chromosome 1, serow.2, whole genome shotgun sequence genomic region, the following are encoded:
- the GCC2 gene encoding GRIP and coiled-coil domain-containing protein 2: MKQEVEDFVTKLEDVQKELEQSQRSYGKEIENLRNELTTVHSKYSNDKADWQKEVEEAAKKQLELSEQLRFQSDSEDNVKKLQEEIQKIKLVFEDQILCLQKQLEISTNKKEQEITHLQGVIEANCQQYQKDINSLQEELVQLKSTHQEEVKELMCQIETSAKEHEAEVNYLIQLKDNLVRKCEAGEMNIQEKYKCELENEGKASGADQENQVCSLLLQEDSLVEQAVNEKVRHLEDALKELESQHSILKDELTYMNNLKLKLEIDAQHIKDEFFHEREDLEFKINELLLAKEEQGYIIEKLKSELEDANKQFCCTIEQHNKEVQSLKKQHQKEITELNETFLSDSEKEKLTLMFEIQGLKEQCEKLQQEKQEAMLNYEGLREIMEILQTELGESAEKISQEFESMKQQQAFNINELQQKLQTAFNEKDALLETVNCLQRENDNLRSQQECVPELENTIKNLQEKNELYLVSLSQRDTMLQEFEAKISSLTEEKYDFISKMKSSHEEMDNLHKKCEREERLTVELREKVDQTAQYNSELEQKVNELTAGLEETLKEKDEENQKLEKLTAQLKTLSEDQEAMSLEVRSLREENSRLSSEKNLLSRDLEALLSQKEGDVALQKQISELEEELRLAVRERDNLNKLLENEQVQKLFVKAQLCGFLEQMESKVSQEREEQDVVNILQAMGESLDKINEEKYNLAFQYDERKVELEKEIKLLQEEHMVQCEELRSLLRDYEQEKVVLRKELEEALLEKEALQSDLLEMKNASEQTRFENQNLLIQVEEMSQKLCRENENHHEKEKDFIKELENLRPLLEQKESELQDVKAELISLKDSFKKSPSVESDQPSVKEFEEKIGYLEKEAKEKEEKISKLKLVAVKAKKELDSSRKEAQTLQEELESVRSERDQLSTSMRDLIQGAENYKNLLSEYDKQSEQLDAEKERANNFEHQVEDLTRQLRSLTFQCEKLTSDNEDFLARIETLQSNACLLEVQILEVQKAKAMADKELEAEKLQKEQKIKEHASSVNELEELQLQLQKEKKQLQKTMQELELVRKDAQQTTLMNMEIADYERLMRELNQKLANKNSKIEDLEQEIKIQKQKQETLQEEMTSLQAVVQQYEEKNTKIKQLLVKTKKELADVRQAETDHLKLQASLKGELEASQQQVEVYKIQLAEVTAEKHKAHEHLKASADQHQRTLSAYQQRVSALQEECREARAEQAAVASEFESYKVRVHNVLKQQKNKSVSQTEAEGAKQEREHLEMLIDQLKLKLQDTQNSLQISASELQALQCEHCALLERHNRVLQEAVGKEAELREKLCSVQSENSALKAEHTQTVDQLTAQHEALRGGFREQVRQLQEEHRRTVETLQQQLCRLEAQLLEPRSEPATRSPASSQQPLRSLRERRSADLSFLDVQVTAREEGEGMETTDLERGSPTSTPAQSLEQLLSSPEARLEPPAWHNEFTKEELVQKLNSTTKSADHLNGLLRETEATNAILMEQIKLLKSEVRRLERNQEREKSAANLEYLKNVLLQFILLKPGSERARLLPVVDTMLQLSPEEKTRLAAAAQGEEESGSRSSGWASYLHSWSGLR; encoded by the exons atgaagcaAGAGGTTGAG GATTTTGTAACTAAGTTGGAAGATGTGCAGAAAGAGTTGGAACAATCACAAAGAAgctatggaaaagaaatagaaaatttgagaAATGAATTAACAACAGTACATTCCAAATACAGTAATGATAAAGCTGATTGGCAAAAGGAAGTGGAAGAAGCAGCAAAAAAACAATTAGAGCTTTCAGAACAGCTCAGATTTCAGAGTGATTCTGAAGATAATGTTAAAAAGCTGCAAGAAGAGATTCAGAAAATTAAGCTAGTCTTTGAGGATCAAATTTTATGTCTGCAAAAGCAGTTAGAAATTTCCACAAATAAAAAGGAGCAAGAAATTACTCACCTCCAAGGAGTGATTGAGGCTAATTGTCAGCAGTACCAAAAAGATATTAATAGTTTGCAAGAAGAACTTGTACAGTTGAAATCTACACACCAAGAAGAGGTAAAAGAATTGATGTGCCAAATTGAAACATCTGCCAAAGaacatgaagcagaagtaaattatTTGATCCAGCTAAAGGATAACTTAGTCAGAAAGTGTGAGGCAGGTGAGATGAACATTCAGGAGAAGTATAAATGTGAATTAGAAAATGAAGGGAAAGCCTCAGGTGCAGACCAAGAAAATCAGGTGTGCTCTTTGCTCTTACAGGAAGATTCTCTTGTAGAACAAGCAGTGAATGAAAAAGTTAGACACTTAGAAGATGCCCTAAAAGAACTGGAGTCTCAACATAGCATCTTAAAAGACGAGTTAACTTACATGAATAATCTAAAATTAAAACTTGAAATTGACGCCCAACATATAAAGGATGAGTTTTTTCATGAACGGGAAGATTTAGagtttaaaattaatgaattattaCTAGCTAAAGAAGAACAGGGATATATAATCGAGAAATTAAAATCTGAGCTAGAAGATGCAAATAAACAGTTTTGCTGTACCATCGAACAACATAACAAGGAAGTACAGAGTCTGAAGAAACAGCatcaaaaagaaataacagaactAAATGAGACATTTTTGTcagattcagaaaaagaaaagttaacatTAATGTTTGAAATACAGGGTCTTAAGGAACAGTGTGAAAAACTACAACAAGAAAAGCAAGAAGCAATGTTAAACTACGAGGGTTTACGAGAGATTATGGAAATTTTACAGACAGAGCTGGGGGAATCTGCTGAAAAAATAAGTCAAGAGTTTGAATCAATGAAGCAACAACAAGCATTTAATATTAATGAACTTCAGCAGAAGCTCCAAACTGCGTTTAATGAAAAAGATGCTCTTCTTGAAACTGTGAATTGTCTCCAGAGAGAAAATGATAACTTACGGTCACAGCAGGAATGTGTACCAGAACTTGAAAATACCATAAAGAATCTTCAAGAGAAGAATGAACTGTATCTAGTTAGTCTCAGTCAGAGAGATACCATGTTACAAGAATTTGAAGCAAAGATAAGTTCTCTTACTGAGGAAAAATATGATTTCATAAGTAAGATGAAAAGTTCTCATGAAGAGATGGATAATCTTCACAAAAAATGTGAAAGGGAAGAAAGGTTGACTGTAGAACTTAGGGAAAAAGTGGATCAGACTGCCCAGTACAACAGTGAACTAGAACAGAAGGTGAATGAATTAACAGCAGGACTAgaagaaactttaaaagaaaaggatgaagagAACCAAAAACTGGAAAAGCTTACAGCTCAGTTGAAAACTCTCTCCGAAGACCAGGAAGCCATGTCATTGGAAGTGAGGTCTCTTCGTGAAGAAAATAGCAGACTGAGTTCAGAGAAGAACCTGCTGAGCAGGGATCTGGAAGCCCTCCTGTCTCAAAAAGAAGGAGATGTTGCACTTCAGAAGCAGATCTCTGAATTAGAAGAGGAACTTCGGTTAGCTGTCAGAGAAAGGGATAATTTGAATAAACTTTTGGAAAACGAGCAAGTTCAGAAGTTGTTTGTCAAAGCTCAGTTGTGTGGTTTTCTTGAACAGATGGAGTCAAAGGTTTCACAAGAAAGGGAAGAACAGGATGTTGTAAATATCCTACAAGCCATGGGTGAATCCttagataaaataaatgaagaaaaatacaacTTGGCTTTTCAGTATGATGAAAGAAAAGTAGAGTTAGAAAAAGAGATTAAGCTCCTTCAAGAAGAGCATATGGTTCAGTGTGAGGAACTTAGGTCTCTACTAAGAGATTATGAGCAAGAGAAAGTTGTCCTAAGGAAAGAGTTAGAAGAAGCCCTCTTGGAAAAGGAGGCCCTGCAGTCTGACCTTCTGGAGATGAAGAATGCCAGTGAACAAACAAGGTTTGAAAATCAGAATCTCCTAATTCAGGTTGAAGAAATGTCTCAAAAACTgtgtagagaaaatgaaaaccatcacgaaaaagaaaaagattttataaAAGAACTTGAAAACCTAAGGCCATTATTGGAACAGAAAGAATCTGAATTGCAAGATGTGAAAGCAGAGTTAATATCATTAAAG GATTCCTTCAAGAAATCACCTTCTGTGGAAAGTGATCAACCTTCAGTAAAAGAGTTTGAAGAAAAAATAG gaTACTTGGAAAAAGAAgccaaagagaaagaggagaaaataagtAAGTTAAAACTAGTTGCtgtgaaagcaaagaaagaactagATTCTAGCAGGAAAGAA gccCAGACACTCCAGGAGGAACTTGAATCTGTTCGCTCAGAAAGGGATCAGTTGTCTACTTCCATGAGAGATCTCATTCAAGGAGCTGAAAACTATAAG AATCTTTTATCAGAATATGATAAGCAGTCAGAGCAGTTGGATGCAGAGAAAGAACGTGCCAATAACTTTGAGCATCAAGTAGAAGACCTTACAAGACAATTAAGGAGTTTGACTTTTCAG TGTGAAAAATTAACCTCAGATAATGAAGATTTCCTGGCCCGTATCGAGACACTGCAGTCTAATGCCTGCTTATTGGAAGTGCAGATTTTAGAAGTCCAGAAAGCCAAGGCTATGGCAGACAAAGAGCTGGAAGCTGAAAAActtcagaaagaacagaaaataaag gagcATGCCAGTTCCGTAAATGAACTAGAAGAACTTCAGTTACAgcttcaaaaggaaaagaaacagcttCAGAAAACCATGCAAGAATTAGAGCTGGTtagaaag GATGCCCAGCAGACCACGCTAATGAACATGGAAATTGCTGATTACGAGCGCTTGATGAGAGAGCTGAATCAGAAGTTAGCTAATAAAAACAGCAAGATAGAAGATTTGGAACAGGaaataaaaatccaaaaacagaaacaagagaCCCTGCAAGaagaaatga CTTCGCTGCAGGCTGTGGTACAGCAGTATGAGGAAAAGAATACCAAGATCAAACAGCTACTTGTGAAAACCAAGAAAGAACTGGCAGATGTGAGGCAAGCG GAGACTGATCACTTAAAGCTTCAGGCATCTTTAAAGGGTGAACTGGAGGCCAGCCAGCAGCAAGTAGAAGTCTATAAA ATTCAGCTGGCGGAAGTGACGGCAGAGAAGCACAAAGCCCATGAGCACCTGAAGGCATCGGCGGACCAGCACCAGCGCACACTGAGTGCCTACCAGCAGCGGGTATCAGCCCTGCAGGAGGAGTGCCGCGAGGCCAGG GCAGAACAAGCTGCAGTCGCCTCTGAATTTGAGAGCTACAAGGTCCGGGTCCACAATGTTTTAaaacagcagaaaaataaatctgtgtcTCAGACTGAGGCTGAGGGGGCCAAACAAGAAAG AGAACATCTAGAAATGCTGATTGACCAACTGAAGCTCAAGTTACAAGATACCCAGAACAGCTTACAGATCAGCGCCTCTGAGCTGCAGGCCCTGCAGTGTGAACACTGCGCCCTGCTGGAGAGGCACAATAGGGTGCTGCAGGAGGCCGTGGGCAAGGAGGCTGAGCTCCGCGAGAA GCTGTGCTCTGTGCAGTCGGAGAACTCCGCCTTGaaggctgagcacacacagactgTCGATCAGCTCACGGCCCAGCACGAGGCTCTACGCGGCGGCTTCCGGGAGCAAGTGCGGCAGCTGCAAGAGGAGCACCGGAGGACGGTGGAGACgctgcagcagcagctgtgccGGCTAGAGGCCCAGCTTCTCGAGCCCCGCAGCGAGCCAGCCACGCGGA GCCCAGCTTCTTCCCAGCAACCTTTGAGGAGCCTTCGAGAGAGGAGAAGTGCAGACCTCTCGTTCCTGGATGTGCAGGTCACGGcccgggaggagggggaggggatggagaCCACGGACCTGGAACGTGGCTCTCCCACCAGCACCCCTGCACAGTCGCTGGAGCAGCTGCTCAGTTCTCCTGAAGCCAGGCTCG AGCCACCTGCATGGCACAATGAATTCACCAAAGAAGAGTTGGTTCAGAAGCTCAATTCCACCACCAAGAGTGCCGACCACTTAAACGGCCTGCTTCGGGAAACGGAAGCCACCAACGCCATCCTTATGGAGCAGATAAAG CTTCTGAAGAGTGAAGTCAGGCGGCTGGAGCGGAACCAGGAGCGGGAGAAGTCGGCAGCCAACCTGGAGTACCTGAAGAACGTGCTGCTGCAGTTCATCCTGCTGAAGCCGGGCAGTGAGCGGGCGCGGCTGTTGCCTGTGGTGGACACCATGCTGCAGCTCAGCCCTGAGGAGAAGACCCGGCTGGCAGCCGCCGCCCAAG GTGAGGAGGAGAGCGGGTCCCGCTCCTCGGGCTGGGCATCCTACCTGCACAGCTGGTCTGGACTCCGGTAG